In Actinoplanes lobatus, the DNA window CTGGCCGGGCGGATCACCCGGCAGGAGACCGCCGACGCACTCGGGGTCAACCTCACCCACGCCGGCGTCCGCGTCCACCGGATGCGGGAGCAACTGGAGAACGCGCGGGCTGTCGTGGCCGCGCTCTCCGCCGAGCGGGTCTGTGCCGGGCTGACCCGGGCGGCGGACGGCTGGGACGGGGAGCCGTCGTCGCTGTGGCGTAAACGGCTCGCGCGACACGTACGCGGATGTGGGGTCTGCACGCGGGCCGAGGGTGACCGGATCCCGGTTGACCGCCTGTTGGGAGACCTGGCTCTCGTCGCCGTGCCGGCCGCTCTGGCCGGTGCGGCGCTGAGCCGCCTCGCCAAAACAGCAGCCGCGGCCAAAACAGCAGCCGCGGCCAAAACCGCGGCGGTGGCCAAAACCGCAGCGGCGACCAAGACGACGACGGCGGCCAAGACATCGGTGGCGGCCAAGGCGGCGACGGTGCCGGTGACGGTCAAGACGGCGACGGTGTCAGTGGCGGCGGTGGCCACCCTGACCGCCGGCGTGGTGATCCTGCCCGGCATGGCGAGCACGCCTGCCGTGGTGAGCACGCCCGCCGCGGTGAGCACGCCGAGCACGGAGTCCACACCGAGCACACCGAGCAGAACCGCGGCCCCGGTGACACTGACCGGCACCCATTCCCTGGAACTGGTCGCCACCCCGGGCCGTTTCCTGGCGTCCGGCCCCGAACTGGCCACACTGGCGCAGACCAGGACCCGGCGGACCGCCTTCACCGTGGTCGGGGGAATGTCCAACCCCGACTGCGTCTCACTGCGTGCCGCCGATGGCCGCTACCTGCGCCACTACGCCTTCCGGATCAAGCTGGCGGCGCCGGACGGCAGCGCGATCTTCCGGGCCGACGCCACCTGGTGCCCGCTCACCGGCGACGACGGCCGGGTGACGCTGCGCTCGGACAACTATCCGGCCCGGGTGATCCACTACCGGCCCGACGGCGAGCTGGGCATCGACGAGACCGACGGCACCCCGGGGTTCACGGCGGCGAGTACCTGGATCGTCCGTAAGGGCTAGGCGGTGTGCGACAGCAGCACCCGGCTGACCGCGGCGGCCGTGGGCAGGTCGTCCACGGTCACCATGGCGCTGTCGCGGGCGCACATCGCGTACCCGAAGCCCGGCCCGACCACCGCCGCCACGAACTCGCCGCCGACCGGCTGATCGAGCAGCACCACCGCCCGTCCCGGCGCGGCGAGCCCCTGGAGGAGCCCGGCGAGCCCCGGGTGGGACACCACGACGACCGCGCAGTCGTGATCGATCGCGGTCTCCCGCAGCCGGATGAGCCCCGCCTCGACGTCCCCGGGAACCCGCTGCCGGGCCGGCCGGCTCCGCGTCGCGACCTCGAACGGCGTACCCATCGGCTGGTGGAATCCCGGCCGTGACCCGCGCAGCATCTCGGCCCCCGCCGGGTCGAAGTGCCGCACGTTCTCGATCGGCCCGGGCCGGCCGAACAGCCAGCCCTGCCCCCAGCGCGCCCCGAGCCGCAGGGCCGTGGCCAGGTGCTCCTCGGTCTCGATGCCCTCGGCGATCACCACGGCGCCGGTCCGCGCGGCCTCGGTCCGCACCACGGCGGCGACGGTCCGGGAGTGCTCGGTGTCCGGGTCGCGGATCACGCTCATGTCGATCTTGATCACCTCGGGTTCGAGGATCGGCAGGAACGCCAGTGACATCGGGTCCACCCCGACGTCGTCCAGGGCGATGCCGTTTCCGTCGACCTGGACCGTTCTGGCCAAGCGGAGCATGCTGCCGGGGACGGTCGGCAGGGCGCGCTCGGTGTATTCGAGGATCGTCCGGAACGGAGGCCGGGCCGCGAACAGGTCCATCAGCCAGGGTGACCGCGGCCGGTCCATGACGCCGGGCTCGCTGTTGGCGAACAGCAGCGGCGGGGCGACCGGCGCCACCAGCACGCTTTCCATGGCGCGTTCGAAGCAGAGCATGTCCAGCTCGCCGAGCCGTCCCGCTTCGCTGGCCGCGGCGAAGAGCCGGTCCGGGAATTCCAGGGTGGTTCCGGCAGGCCCGCGGGCGA includes these proteins:
- a CDS encoding sigma-70 family RNA polymerase sigma factor gives rise to the protein MKMIADETCRRLVSAARAGDQRALEELIRAFLPLVYNVVGSALYRHADTDDVVQQVLLDVVRDLGSLRDPDRFRSWLLVITMREISAHRGRRDREAVRAVPLDDAADLPESGGFEELAVLRLGLHDQRREVARAGRWLDPDDRGLFALWWQELAGRITRQETADALGVNLTHAGVRVHRMREQLENARAVVAALSAERVCAGLTRAADGWDGEPSSLWRKRLARHVRGCGVCTRAEGDRIPVDRLLGDLALVAVPAALAGAALSRLAKTAAAAKTAAAAKTAAVAKTAAATKTTTAAKTSVAAKAATVPVTVKTATVSVAAVATLTAGVVILPGMASTPAVVSTPAAVSTPSTESTPSTPSRTAAPVTLTGTHSLELVATPGRFLASGPELATLAQTRTRRTAFTVVGGMSNPDCVSLRAADGRYLRHYAFRIKLAAPDGSAIFRADATWCPLTGDDGRVTLRSDNYPARVIHYRPDGELGIDETDGTPGFTAASTWIVRKG
- a CDS encoding EAL domain-containing protein; this encodes MRSVPTIDLTIGALLEERRVRSVFQPIVDLSTRTVMGLEALARGPAGTTLEFPDRLFAAASEAGRLGELDMLCFERAMESVLVAPVAPPLLFANSEPGVMDRPRSPWLMDLFAARPPFRTILEYTERALPTVPGSMLRLARTVQVDGNGIALDDVGVDPMSLAFLPILEPEVIKIDMSVIRDPDTEHSRTVAAVVRTEAARTGAVVIAEGIETEEHLATALRLGARWGQGWLFGRPGPIENVRHFDPAGAEMLRGSRPGFHQPMGTPFEVATRSRPARQRVPGDVEAGLIRLRETAIDHDCAVVVVSHPGLAGLLQGLAAPGRAVVLLDQPVGGEFVAAVVGPGFGYAMCARDSAMVTVDDLPTAAAVSRVLLSHTA